In Bacillus toyonensis BCT-7112, a single window of DNA contains:
- a CDS encoding Gfo/Idh/MocA family protein gives MNKPKIGMIGLGSIAQKAYLPTLTKELDWHFVGAFTPNAEKRKQICQQYRIQDFHSIETLASECDAVFVHSSTATHYEIVSELLKKGIDVYVDKPLAATVEQAEKLVELSEKYNRKLMVGFNRRFVPMYVAAKEQANAISWIRIEKHRTNKVGPNTYDFTMLDDYLHIVDTARWLANDDLNVVHNMMQINEKNELLYGHHTYTTTNGLLLSTAMHRHAGTNLEQIELVTAGKIIRVKNMNTFEIEQENSVSQSGSPSWETTLKQRGFEDAVHHFIECVHGDTKPVVDGLEGLKTQQMLQTLLDKVNKN, from the coding sequence ATGAATAAACCTAAAATTGGGATGATTGGACTTGGAAGTATTGCACAAAAGGCATATCTTCCAACACTTACGAAAGAATTAGATTGGCATTTTGTTGGGGCATTTACACCTAACGCGGAAAAAAGAAAACAAATTTGTCAGCAATACCGTATTCAAGACTTTCATTCTATTGAAACGTTAGCTTCAGAATGTGATGCAGTTTTCGTTCATAGTTCCACTGCTACACATTATGAAATCGTTTCTGAACTTCTGAAAAAAGGAATCGATGTTTATGTAGATAAGCCGTTAGCAGCTACAGTAGAACAAGCTGAAAAACTAGTCGAATTGAGCGAAAAATACAATCGAAAATTAATGGTCGGATTTAACCGCCGCTTCGTTCCTATGTACGTTGCTGCAAAAGAACAGGCTAATGCTATTTCATGGATTCGAATTGAAAAACACCGTACAAATAAAGTGGGGCCAAATACGTACGACTTTACTATGTTAGATGATTATTTACATATTGTAGATACTGCTCGCTGGTTAGCTAATGATGACCTTAACGTCGTTCATAATATGATGCAAATAAATGAGAAAAATGAACTTCTTTACGGCCATCATACATATACAACAACAAACGGACTATTACTTTCAACAGCAATGCACCGCCATGCTGGTACAAATTTAGAACAAATTGAACTTGTAACAGCAGGAAAAATCATTCGCGTAAAAAATATGAATACATTTGAAATCGAACAGGAAAATTCCGTTTCACAAAGCGGTTCTCCCTCATGGGAAACGACGTTAAAGCAGCGTGGTTTTGAAGATGCTGTTCATCATTTTATTGAATGTGTACACGGAGATACGAAGCCTGTTGTAGATGGATTAGAAGGATTAAAAACGCAACAAATGCTACAAACTCTACTTGACAAAGTAAATAAAAATTAA
- the mscL gene encoding large-conductance mechanosensitive channel protein MscL — MWNEFKKFAFKGNVIDLAVGVVIGAAFGKIVSSLVKDIITPLLGMVLGGVDFTDLKITFGKSSIMYGNFIQTIFDFLIIAAAIFMFVKVFNKLTSKREEEKTEEIPEPTKEEELLGEIRDLLKQQNSSKDRA; from the coding sequence ATGTGGAACGAGTTTAAAAAGTTCGCTTTCAAAGGGAATGTAATTGATTTAGCTGTCGGGGTTGTAATCGGTGCTGCATTCGGTAAAATCGTTAGTTCTTTAGTAAAAGATATCATCACACCATTACTTGGTATGGTATTAGGTGGCGTTGACTTTACAGATTTAAAAATCACATTTGGTAAGTCATCTATTATGTATGGTAACTTCATCCAAACAATTTTTGACTTCTTAATTATTGCAGCAGCTATCTTTATGTTTGTTAAAGTATTCAACAAACTAACTTCTAAAAGAGAAGAAGAAAAAACAGAAGAAATTCCAGAACCAACAAAAGAAGAAGAACTTCTTGGCGAAATTCGCGACTTATTAAAACAACAAAATTCTTCTAAAGATAGAGCATAA
- a CDS encoding DUF3917 domain-containing protein, which yields MIILWIITLCTTAFFAYMTLKQNGLKRFVPGSILAGIALITYVISIFTESVSVDMSTSLMFIGITLFAGSIMVLMVAGIILFIHMNSETL from the coding sequence ATGATCATTCTTTGGATAATTACGCTTTGCACGACTGCTTTTTTTGCATATATGACGTTAAAACAAAATGGCTTAAAGCGATTTGTTCCAGGAAGTATTCTTGCAGGAATTGCCCTTATCACGTATGTAATTTCTATTTTTACTGAAAGTGTATCAGTGGACATGAGCACAAGTTTAATGTTCATCGGTATTACACTATTTGCAGGTAGTATTATGGTACTTATGGTTGCTGGTATTATTTTATTTATTCATATGAATTCGGAAACGTTATAA
- a CDS encoding DUF3949 domain-containing protein, translating to MIWISLIVLAYFIILVPIQYNYIKMFKEKQQKMNVAQNELYDKMSYEESQVHYHYQSNVFTIPASLVASIVYKVKHSA from the coding sequence ATGATATGGATTTCACTAATCGTATTAGCCTATTTCATCATTCTCGTCCCAATACAGTATAACTACATTAAGATGTTCAAAGAAAAACAGCAAAAAATGAATGTCGCACAAAATGAACTATACGACAAAATGTCTTATGAAGAATCCCAAGTACATTACCATTATCAAAGTAACGTATTTACAATACCAGCTTCACTTGTAGCAAGTATTGTTTATAAAGTGAAACATTCGGCATAA
- a CDS encoding DUF4288 domain-containing protein gives MYAVKLLFESVHSGEPNPSKIDEHYEENHDTLFEESIILVKANSLEEAHDLGKKIAIQSENTYDNVYDQQVTWKFQKVLHVFELDETPFETGKELYARFLHVKKNETVDTVVKKYYPEYE, from the coding sequence ATGTACGCTGTAAAATTATTGTTTGAATCTGTTCATTCAGGTGAGCCTAATCCTAGTAAGATAGATGAGCATTATGAAGAGAATCACGATACGCTTTTTGAAGAAAGTATCATTCTCGTTAAAGCGAACAGTTTAGAGGAAGCTCATGATCTAGGGAAAAAGATCGCTATACAATCAGAAAATACGTACGATAATGTATACGATCAACAAGTAACATGGAAGTTTCAAAAAGTACTTCATGTTTTTGAGTTAGATGAAACGCCATTTGAAACAGGAAAAGAATTGTACGCAAGATTTTTACACGTTAAGAAAAATGAAACTGTAGATACAGTAGTTAAAAAATACTATCCTGAATATGAATAA
- the ccpA gene encoding catabolite control protein A, translating into MNVTIYDVAREANVSMATVSRVVNGNPNVKPTTRKKVLEAIDRLGYRPNAVARGLASKKTTTVGVIIPDISNTFYAELARGIEDIATMYKYNIILSNSDQNKEKEFHLLNTMLGKQVDGIVFMGEDITDIHIEEFKKSPVPIVLAASFDEQNETPSVNIDYTQAAYDAMKHFIEQGHKRIGFVSGPFIDKAGSAKKLQGYKKALEEASISYDENLVIDGDYTYDSGIEAFEKLWSMDEKPTAIFVSSDEMALGVIHAAQDAGLNVPTDIEVLGFDNTRLALMVRPQLSTVVQPMYDIGAVAMRLLTKYMNKEKVEDHTVILPHRIQFRDSTK; encoded by the coding sequence ATGAACGTAACAATCTATGATGTAGCGCGCGAAGCGAACGTTTCAATGGCTACCGTATCTCGCGTTGTGAACGGTAACCCAAATGTAAAGCCTACAACAAGAAAGAAAGTATTAGAAGCAATTGATCGTTTAGGATACCGCCCAAATGCGGTAGCACGTGGACTAGCAAGTAAGAAGACAACTACAGTGGGTGTTATTATTCCTGATATCTCAAATACGTTTTATGCAGAACTTGCTCGTGGAATTGAAGATATCGCAACAATGTACAAATATAACATCATTTTAAGTAACTCTGACCAAAACAAAGAGAAAGAGTTCCATTTATTAAATACGATGCTTGGAAAACAAGTAGACGGAATTGTTTTCATGGGTGAAGATATTACAGACATTCACATTGAAGAATTTAAAAAGTCTCCAGTACCGATTGTATTAGCAGCATCATTTGATGAGCAAAATGAAACGCCATCAGTAAATATTGATTATACACAAGCAGCTTACGATGCAATGAAGCACTTTATTGAGCAAGGACATAAACGTATCGGTTTCGTCTCTGGTCCTTTCATTGATAAAGCGGGAAGCGCTAAAAAGTTACAAGGTTATAAAAAAGCTTTAGAAGAAGCAAGTATTTCATATGATGAAAATCTTGTAATCGATGGAGATTACACATATGATTCAGGTATCGAAGCATTCGAAAAGCTTTGGAGTATGGATGAAAAGCCAACAGCTATCTTCGTATCTTCTGATGAAATGGCACTAGGTGTAATCCACGCAGCTCAAGATGCTGGATTAAACGTACCAACGGATATAGAAGTACTTGGTTTCGATAATACACGCCTTGCACTAATGGTACGCCCGCAGCTTTCAACAGTTGTACAGCCAATGTATGATATCGGTGCAGTAGCAATGCGTTTATTAACAAAGTATATGAACAAAGAAAAAGTGGAAGATCACACTGTTATCTTACCTCACCGTATCCAATTTAGAGATTCAACGAAGTAA
- a CDS encoding CamS family sex pheromone protein has protein sequence MKKMALSFAVVSLLLGACSNNTISKKDEVIQKDTKEKSMIPRTAVSKDYYRTVIPLKEQKVINTANIKTNSKLDLAEYENGLMNIAMQQFDTENHVLQLNQYIPEKLIDELVAKVEAPVLTNIIEQDYFGKQNSNELSLSGVMIGLSMSTSVSNEEAISKGTEVAKQLIEAINKNDKYNKSPITFAIFKQESTSSLKNGTYIASATVQKNDTNLGSWNTIDEKAYSYPSDEFTQAHGEDNTKISEFGKAIKEFSPGDFIPVNAKVTYKKNQMDTLNMNIVIKYNGKTELMALTQMAAQGMLEKLPKDAKVQLQIKSESKIEAVIVKEKNSDKPFVSFL, from the coding sequence ATGAAGAAAATGGCATTATCCTTCGCAGTCGTAAGCTTATTACTGGGAGCTTGTAGTAATAATACGATTAGCAAGAAGGATGAAGTTATACAAAAAGATACAAAAGAAAAAAGTATGATTCCGAGAACTGCTGTTTCTAAAGATTATTATAGAACTGTTATTCCTTTAAAAGAACAAAAGGTTATTAATACAGCTAATATAAAAACAAATTCTAAATTAGATTTAGCAGAGTATGAAAATGGTTTAATGAATATTGCAATGCAACAATTTGATACAGAAAATCACGTATTACAATTAAATCAGTATATTCCAGAGAAGTTAATTGATGAACTAGTCGCGAAAGTAGAAGCACCAGTTTTAACGAATATTATAGAACAAGACTATTTCGGGAAACAGAATTCAAATGAATTAAGTTTATCTGGTGTCATGATTGGTTTATCTATGTCTACAAGTGTATCAAATGAAGAAGCCATTTCTAAAGGTACTGAAGTTGCTAAACAACTTATAGAAGCTATTAATAAAAATGATAAATATAACAAATCTCCAATTACGTTTGCTATTTTTAAACAAGAAAGTACAAGTTCGTTAAAAAATGGTACGTATATTGCTAGTGCTACCGTTCAAAAAAATGATACGAACCTTGGAAGTTGGAATACAATCGATGAAAAAGCGTATTCATATCCTTCTGATGAATTTACACAAGCACATGGAGAAGATAATACAAAAATAAGTGAATTTGGTAAGGCAATAAAAGAGTTTTCTCCTGGAGATTTTATCCCAGTTAATGCTAAAGTTACTTATAAGAAAAATCAAATGGATACATTAAATATGAATATTGTTATTAAATATAATGGTAAAACAGAATTAATGGCTCTTACTCAAATGGCTGCTCAAGGTATGTTAGAGAAATTGCCTAAAGATGCGAAAGTACAATTACAAATAAAGTCCGAGAGTAAAATCGAGGCAGTTATTGTAAAAGAGAAAAACAGCGATAAACCGTTTGTTTCCTTCTTGTAA
- the ytxJ gene encoding bacillithiol system redox-active protein YtxJ — protein MNMTKLETIEELEVLVEKNEPYVLFKHSTTCPISHGAYTEFQAYCNEEREVPAYYLYVQDARDVSNRVAEQYSIKHESPQVLYIKDGLVVWNTSHWNIKKDALEENIK, from the coding sequence ATGAATATGACAAAACTTGAAACAATTGAAGAGCTTGAAGTCTTAGTAGAAAAGAACGAGCCTTATGTTCTTTTTAAACATAGTACGACATGTCCGATTAGTCATGGTGCATACACAGAGTTTCAAGCGTACTGCAATGAAGAAAGAGAAGTACCAGCGTATTACTTATACGTGCAAGATGCGAGAGATGTTTCGAATCGTGTTGCAGAACAGTACAGTATTAAGCACGAATCACCACAAGTGTTATACATAAAAGATGGGCTAGTAGTATGGAATACTTCTCATTGGAATATTAAAAAAGATGCTTTAGAAGAGAATATAAAGTAA
- a CDS encoding DUF948 domain-containing protein, whose protein sequence is MQVLLYVSAAIIAVAFAVLVVYVCRTLLSVQKTLENVASTLEGLEKQMQGISVETEQLLHKTNALADDIQQKSQSLNKVVAGVDGIGTTIHSLNTKLRNVSESVTDEIENNADKVAQVVQWSSAAIEVYNHYRASRQEKKVEKEERKLEKIEKKAEKNEKRSRFRMRGES, encoded by the coding sequence ATGCAAGTTCTTTTATATGTAAGTGCGGCTATTATCGCGGTTGCTTTTGCTGTGTTAGTAGTGTATGTATGTAGAACGTTGTTATCGGTTCAGAAGACGTTAGAAAACGTTGCGAGCACGTTAGAAGGTTTAGAAAAGCAAATGCAAGGAATTAGTGTAGAGACGGAGCAATTATTACATAAAACAAATGCGTTAGCTGATGATATTCAACAGAAGTCGCAATCATTAAATAAAGTGGTAGCAGGTGTAGATGGAATTGGAACAACAATCCATTCTTTAAATACGAAACTTCGTAATGTATCAGAGTCTGTTACGGACGAAATTGAAAATAATGCAGATAAAGTAGCGCAAGTTGTACAGTGGAGTAGTGCGGCGATTGAAGTATACAATCATTACCGTGCATCGAGACAAGAGAAGAAGGTTGAAAAAGAAGAGCGTAAATTAGAAAAAATTGAGAAAAAAGCTGAAAAGAACGAGAAGCGCTCTAGATTTCGTATGAGAGGTGAATCTTGA
- a CDS encoding aminopeptidase, with protein MKDPRIEKLAYNLINYSIRLQKGEKVLIENFGLQKELVTALVKEAYAAGGFPFVSLKDHQVDRSLLMGATEEHFEQIAAYEASVMKDMDAYIGLRSGDNINEQADVPSERMKVHGQTVGKKVHRDIRVPKTRWVVLRYPNASMAQLAKMSTEAFEDFYFEVCNLDYGKMDKAMDSLVTLMNKTDKVRLTGPGTDLTFSIKDIPAIKCSGHLNIPDGEVYSAPVRDSVNGTVSYNTPSPYNGYTFENVQLKFENGQIVEATANDSERINKIFDTDEGARYVGEFAIGVNPYILHPMGDILFDEKIDGSFHFTPGQAYDDAWNGNNSNIHWDLVCIQRPEYGGGEIYFDDVLIRKDGRFVVSELEALNPENLK; from the coding sequence ATGAAAGATCCACGCATTGAAAAGTTAGCATACAATTTAATTAACTACTCTATTCGCTTACAAAAAGGCGAGAAAGTATTAATTGAAAACTTTGGCTTACAAAAAGAACTTGTAACTGCACTTGTAAAAGAAGCATATGCAGCTGGTGGTTTCCCATTCGTTTCTTTAAAAGATCATCAAGTAGATCGCTCTTTATTAATGGGTGCTACTGAAGAACATTTTGAACAAATCGCCGCATATGAAGCGAGCGTAATGAAAGATATGGACGCTTATATCGGGCTTCGCTCTGGCGACAACATTAACGAACAAGCTGACGTTCCAAGTGAGCGCATGAAAGTTCACGGTCAAACAGTTGGTAAAAAAGTTCATAGAGACATCCGTGTTCCGAAAACACGCTGGGTTGTTCTTCGCTACCCAAATGCTTCTATGGCACAGCTTGCTAAAATGAGCACAGAAGCTTTCGAAGACTTCTACTTCGAAGTATGTAACTTAGACTACGGTAAAATGGATAAGGCGATGGATAGCCTTGTTACATTAATGAATAAAACAGATAAAGTTCGCCTAACTGGTCCTGGAACTGACTTAACATTCTCTATTAAAGACATTCCAGCTATTAAATGCTCAGGTCATTTAAACATTCCAGACGGTGAAGTATACTCTGCACCAGTTCGTGATTCTGTTAACGGTACAGTTTCTTACAACACACCATCTCCTTACAACGGTTATACATTTGAAAATGTACAACTTAAGTTTGAGAACGGCCAAATCGTTGAAGCAACTGCAAACGATTCAGAGCGCATTAACAAAATCTTTGATACAGACGAAGGTGCACGCTACGTTGGTGAATTCGCAATTGGCGTAAACCCATACATCTTACATCCAATGGGAGACATCCTATTCGATGAAAAAATCGATGGTAGCTTCCATTTCACTCCTGGACAAGCTTACGACGATGCATGGAACGGCAACAACTCTAACATCCACTGGGATTTAGTATGCATCCAGCGCCCTGAATATGGCGGCGGCGAAATTTACTTCGACGACGTACTAATCCGTAAAGACGGGCGCTTCGTTGTATCTGAACTAGAAGCTTTAAATCCTGAGAACTTAAAATAA